The following proteins are encoded in a genomic region of Dokdonia donghaensis DSW-1:
- the apaG gene encoding Co2+/Mg2+ efflux protein ApaG: MVQQVTRGIKISVETTFEGTFYKNYKMHFAFGYKVTIDNQSKDSVQLMARHWKIQDALNTPEVVNGEGVIGKKPVLKPGESHTYSSGCLLTSPFGSMEGHYQMVNFTTTKKFRVKIPAFKLSAPFALN, from the coding sequence ATGGTACAACAAGTAACTAGAGGCATAAAGATTTCGGTAGAGACTACCTTTGAGGGCACGTTTTATAAAAACTATAAAATGCACTTCGCCTTTGGCTACAAAGTAACCATAGACAACCAGAGTAAAGATAGTGTACAACTTATGGCACGTCACTGGAAAATACAAGACGCTCTTAACACTCCCGAAGTCGTAAATGGCGAGGGCGTGATAGGTAAGAAACCCGTTTTAAAACCGGGCGAAAGCCACACCTATAGTTCTGGTTGCTTACTTACCTCGCCTTTTGGCTCTATGGAAGGGCATTACCAGATGGTAAACTTTACAACCACAAAAAAATTCAGAGTAAAAATACCTGCCTTTAAGCTGAGCGCACCTTTTGCATTAAACTAG
- a CDS encoding DUF6695 family protein: MKNTGKIIVLAFPDTFVKMSDELMCKILPLVGLGTRTHIKAGHAALVLIENETGVAQYFDFGRYITPPGKGRVRGALTDVELVVPVKAQIKNNQLINLNELLLWLEAHPEKTHGEGRLVASLCDTVDYDKALSYIMGLQGQGSIPYKAFGKVGSNCARFVTDTILASTNNNSIIKYLKRNKKFTPSTVGNVERSASQDGVYEVYNGCIKPYTSTALKENLTNFFDRKVPEVLDQDGISIEVPEGATFLDGTGSGAYFYLEVQGDKTKALVKRYTERGVQDFCGTTQLPEGFDTEKPYRFIYDSNCLYCNIKQGEQIFCLELAGQTAASLMQKVRSA; the protein is encoded by the coding sequence TTGAAAAATACGGGTAAAATAATAGTGCTCGCTTTTCCAGATACTTTTGTAAAAATGTCTGATGAGCTTATGTGTAAAATATTACCACTGGTAGGGTTAGGCACACGCACACATATTAAAGCAGGTCACGCTGCGCTGGTTCTTATAGAAAATGAAACGGGAGTGGCTCAGTACTTTGATTTTGGCAGGTATATTACTCCTCCAGGGAAAGGGAGAGTGCGTGGGGCTCTTACAGATGTAGAGCTTGTTGTGCCCGTAAAAGCTCAGATAAAAAATAATCAATTAATTAATCTTAATGAGCTTTTATTATGGCTAGAAGCGCATCCAGAAAAAACACACGGGGAGGGGCGTCTTGTTGCATCCTTATGTGATACGGTAGATTATGATAAGGCTCTCTCATATATAATGGGTCTTCAAGGGCAAGGGAGTATTCCTTACAAAGCCTTTGGGAAAGTGGGAAGTAACTGTGCAAGATTTGTGACAGATACGATTCTAGCTAGTACAAATAATAACTCCATAATAAAATATCTTAAGCGCAATAAGAAATTTACTCCCAGCACCGTGGGTAATGTAGAGCGTAGTGCATCACAAGATGGTGTGTATGAGGTGTATAATGGGTGTATAAAACCATACACATCTACAGCTTTAAAAGAAAACCTCACAAACTTCTTTGACCGAAAGGTTCCTGAGGTTCTTGATCAAGATGGGATAAGTATTGAGGTGCCAGAAGGAGCTACCTTTCTAGATGGGACGGGTAGTGGAGCTTACTTTTATTTAGAAGTCCAGGGTGATAAGACTAAGGCATTAGTAAAAAGATATACAGAGCGTGGAGTGCAAGACTTTTGTGGAACTACACAATTGCCAGAAGGCTTTGATACTGAGAAGCCTTATAGATTTATTTATGACAGTAACTGTTTATACTGCAACATAAAGCAAGGAGAACAGATTTTTTGCCTTGAGCTTGCAGGGCAAACGGCAGCTAGTTTAATGCAAAAGGTGCGCTCAGCTTAA
- a CDS encoding NRDE family protein, translating into MCTVTYIPKKDNTFILTSNRDEAYGRTTLAPSFYDIDGVKMLFPKDAVAGGSWIGVSEKNTMICLLNGGFENHMKVEDYKMSRGVTVKELLKSDDLTTSINDFDYEGIEPFTIIAIDWNTGLKATELVWDGVKAHISELDDLPKIWSSSTLYTADMKEKRKKWFKTFAENTDWSSEQLSSFHTTAGEGDEKVDLKMNRGKLGTVSVTQVEKTKEDCIMTYRDLQKDEVHITNFDTVTV; encoded by the coding sequence ATGTGCACAGTTACTTATATACCTAAAAAAGATAACACTTTTATTCTAACCTCTAACCGTGACGAGGCTTATGGAAGAACCACACTTGCGCCTAGCTTTTATGATATAGATGGGGTGAAAATGCTGTTTCCAAAAGATGCCGTAGCCGGTGGATCGTGGATAGGAGTTTCAGAAAAAAATACAATGATTTGCCTTCTTAATGGAGGGTTTGAAAATCATATGAAGGTTGAGGATTATAAGATGAGTAGAGGCGTAACGGTAAAAGAACTACTTAAGTCTGATGATTTAACGACTTCTATAAATGATTTTGACTATGAAGGAATTGAGCCCTTCACCATTATAGCTATAGATTGGAACACTGGTCTCAAGGCAACAGAACTGGTTTGGGATGGAGTGAAGGCGCATATAAGCGAACTGGATGATTTACCAAAAATATGGTCTTCTTCTACACTGTATACTGCAGATATGAAGGAGAAGCGTAAAAAGTGGTTTAAAACATTTGCTGAAAATACTGACTGGAGTAGTGAGCAATTATCAAGTTTTCACACCACAGCTGGTGAGGGAGATGAAAAGGTAGATCTTAAAATGAATCGTGGTAAACTAGGTACCGTAAGTGTTACCCAGGTAGAAAAGACTAAGGAAGATTGTATAATGACGTACCGCGATTTACAAAAGGATGAGGTGCATATTACTAACTTTGATACAGTTACTGTTTGA
- the pruA gene encoding L-glutamate gamma-semialdehyde dehydrogenase, which yields MGKGFFQVPIAVNEEVKSYTPGSPEREAVAAAYKELFNAHTEVPMYINGKEVRTKNTQPITPPHDHKKVVGEFHLAEKTHIDQAIAGALEARTEWAELPWEQRAGIFLKAAELIAGPYRAKINAATMINQSKTIYQAEIDAACELIDFLRFNVQFMTDIYNEQPESTSGAWNRLEYRPLEGFIYAITPFNFTAIAANLPAACALMGNVVVWKPSDSQMLSAKIILDIFREAGVPDGVIQVVHGDPVMITDTVLASPDFSGLHFTGSTHVFKDVWKKIGENIHNYKTYPRIVGETGGKDFIVAHPTAPAKQVATAISRGAFEFQGQKCSAASRGYIPASSWEEIKELVIEDVKSFKMGSPEDMSNFITAVIHEGSFDKLAKYIDQAKEDANAEIIVGGGHDKKKGYFIEPTVIVTTDPNYTTMHTELFGPVMTIYVYEDKDWSEMLKLVDSTSEYALTGAILATDRYAIQEATKALKNAAGNFYINDKPTGAVVGQQPFGGARASGTNDKAGSALNLLRWVSPRMIKETFVTPTDYRYPFLAKK from the coding sequence ATGGGAAAAGGATTTTTTCAAGTTCCAATCGCTGTAAACGAAGAGGTAAAATCGTATACACCAGGCTCTCCAGAACGCGAGGCCGTTGCCGCAGCTTATAAAGAGTTATTTAACGCACATACCGAAGTACCTATGTACATAAATGGTAAAGAGGTGCGTACTAAAAATACACAACCTATCACGCCACCGCACGATCACAAGAAGGTGGTAGGTGAGTTTCACCTTGCCGAAAAAACACACATTGACCAGGCTATCGCTGGAGCACTTGAGGCTCGTACGGAGTGGGCAGAGCTTCCTTGGGAGCAACGTGCTGGTATTTTCTTAAAAGCTGCAGAGCTTATCGCTGGGCCTTACCGCGCAAAGATTAATGCTGCAACAATGATTAACCAGTCTAAAACGATTTACCAAGCAGAGATTGATGCTGCTTGTGAACTTATAGACTTCTTACGTTTTAACGTGCAGTTTATGACAGATATCTATAACGAGCAGCCAGAGTCTACCTCTGGAGCCTGGAATAGACTAGAATACCGCCCGCTAGAAGGATTTATCTATGCGATTACTCCTTTTAACTTTACTGCCATCGCGGCAAACCTTCCTGCTGCTTGTGCACTTATGGGTAATGTAGTAGTATGGAAACCTTCAGATAGCCAGATGCTTTCTGCAAAGATTATACTTGACATCTTCCGTGAGGCAGGTGTACCAGATGGTGTGATACAAGTGGTACACGGTGATCCAGTAATGATTACAGATACCGTACTTGCAAGCCCAGATTTTTCTGGATTACACTTTACAGGATCTACACACGTATTTAAAGATGTGTGGAAAAAGATAGGAGAAAACATACATAACTATAAAACATATCCCCGCATTGTAGGTGAGACAGGTGGTAAAGATTTTATCGTTGCACACCCTACTGCACCAGCAAAACAAGTGGCCACAGCGATCTCTCGTGGAGCGTTTGAGTTTCAAGGTCAAAAATGTAGTGCTGCAAGTCGCGGGTACATACCAGCATCTTCTTGGGAAGAAATTAAAGAGCTTGTGATAGAAGACGTAAAGTCTTTTAAAATGGGATCTCCAGAAGATATGAGCAACTTTATCACTGCTGTGATACACGAAGGATCTTTTGATAAGCTTGCAAAATACATTGACCAGGCAAAAGAAGATGCAAACGCAGAGATTATAGTAGGTGGAGGTCACGATAAGAAAAAAGGGTACTTTATAGAGCCTACCGTTATTGTCACTACAGATCCTAATTATACAACAATGCACACAGAGCTTTTTGGCCCCGTGATGACTATTTATGTATATGAAGATAAAGACTGGAGCGAGATGCTTAAGCTTGTAGACAGCACTAGTGAGTATGCACTTACTGGAGCAATACTAGCAACAGATCGTTATGCAATACAAGAAGCTACAAAAGCACTTAAAAATGCCGCTGGTAACTTCTACATAAACGATAAGCCTACGGGAGCTGTTGTAGGGCAACAACCTTTTGGAGGAGCACGTGCTTCTGGAACAAATGACAAAGCTGGATCTGCTTTAAACCTACTACGTTGGGTAAGCCCACGTATGATTAAGGAAACATTTGTTACTCCTACAGATTACAGATACCCTTTCTTAGCTAAGAAATAG
- the metF gene encoding methylenetetrahydrofolate reductase [NAD(P)H]: MTKVRDHIAEAIAAKRTDFSFEILPPLKGQNINTIFDNIDPLMEFKPPFIDVTYHREEYIYKEREDGLLEKKVVRKRPGTVGICAAIQNRYQVDAVPHVLCGGFSKEDTENFLIDMDFLGIENVMALRGDAVKSETYYKPNKNGNIYAQDLVEQIIDLNNGTYLDEDLQNSAKTDFCIGVAGYPEKHLEAPSLESDIHFLKKKLEAGACYVVTQMFFDNQKYFDFVEKCRAAGITKPIIPGLKPLATKKQLNLIPQRFSVDVPDTLVMEVVKASDAAAVRQIGIEWCIQQSKELQAAGVPVLHYYSMGKSDNIRQIAAAVF, encoded by the coding sequence ATGACAAAAGTACGAGATCACATAGCAGAAGCAATAGCAGCGAAGAGAACCGATTTTTCTTTTGAAATCTTGCCACCTCTTAAAGGACAAAATATCAATACTATTTTTGATAATATAGATCCGCTTATGGAATTTAAGCCGCCTTTTATAGATGTAACTTATCACCGTGAGGAATACATTTATAAGGAGCGTGAGGATGGATTGCTAGAGAAAAAGGTGGTGCGTAAACGCCCTGGTACTGTGGGTATTTGTGCTGCGATACAAAACCGCTATCAAGTAGATGCAGTACCGCACGTGCTATGCGGAGGTTTTTCTAAAGAAGATACTGAGAATTTTTTGATAGATATGGATTTTCTAGGTATTGAGAATGTGATGGCCTTACGCGGTGATGCGGTAAAGAGTGAGACTTACTACAAGCCCAATAAAAATGGAAATATCTATGCGCAAGACCTCGTAGAGCAAATTATTGATTTAAATAATGGCACCTACCTAGATGAAGATTTGCAGAACAGTGCAAAGACAGACTTTTGCATAGGTGTGGCGGGATATCCAGAAAAGCATCTGGAAGCGCCCAGTCTTGAAAGTGACATTCATTTTTTAAAGAAAAAGCTAGAAGCTGGGGCTTGTTATGTGGTAACTCAAATGTTTTTTGATAATCAGAAATACTTTGATTTTGTAGAAAAGTGCAGAGCCGCCGGTATCACAAAACCTATTATACCAGGGCTTAAACCACTTGCCACAAAAAAGCAACTTAATTTAATTCCGCAACGTTTTAGCGTAGATGTGCCAGACACATTAGTAATGGAAGTTGTAAAAGCTAGCGATGCCGCTGCTGTGCGGCAAATAGGAATAGAGTGGTGCATACAGCAAAGCAAGGAGTTACAAGCTGCTGGCGTACCCGTGCTACATTATTACTCAATGGGTAAAAGTGATAATATTAGACAGATAGCTGCGGCTGTTTTTTAA
- the metH gene encoding methionine synthase yields MNVTPRYMRLSGLEPLVITPESNFINVGERTNVAGSRKFLRLIKEQQFEEALSVARDQVENGAQIIDINMDDGLIDGKEAMVTFLNLVIAEPDIARVPIMIDSSKWEIIEAGLQVVQGKCVVNSISLKEGAAIFIQQAKAIKRYGAAVIVMAFDEVGQADTYERRIEIAKRSYEILVNEVNFPPEDIIFDLNIFPVATGMDEHKRNALDFIEATKWVRNHLPHCSVSGGVSNVSFSFRGNNAVREAMHSVFLYHTIKAGMNMGIVNPALLEVYDDIPVDLLERVEDVILNRRDDATERLLTFAETVGQKVSTEKETEAWRTEDIQSRITRALVKGIDAYILQDVEEARQAVDAPIKVIEGHLMTGMNVVGDLFGSGKMFLPQVVKSARVMKKAVAYLLPYIEEEKLKNGTAAASKSAGKIVMATVKGDVHDIGKNIVSVVLACNNYEIIDLGVMVPPEKIIATALAENADIIGLSGLITPSLDEMVYLAKELARQDIKIPVLIGGATTSKAHTAVKIDTHYESAVVHVNDASRAVTIVGDLLQKDTSVLFKNELKEEYARFRENFNSRQRIKEYLTIEQARANKLKIDFKAEDIIAPKELGVQVIEHLDLNALVPYIDWSPFFRSWDLHGKYPEILTDEVVGTQASELFADAQQMLKQIISEKWLTAKATFGLFKANSNHQDDIIVSQEQGEDTVVFRTLRQQSKKAAGKPNIALSDFIAPLDSGLQDYMGAFCVTAGFGTARKAKEFEDALDDYSAIMIKALADRLAEAFAEYLHKEVRTKHWGYATRETLDNTDLIKEKYQGIRPAPGYPSCPDHLEKETIWKLLDVEESIGVSLTESLAMWPAASVSGYYFGHPEARYFGLGKIKEDQVKDYASRKNFAFAKAEKWLTPNIAE; encoded by the coding sequence ATGAATGTGACTCCTCGATATATGCGACTTTCTGGCCTTGAGCCACTAGTGATTACTCCAGAAAGTAATTTTATAAATGTAGGAGAGCGTACTAATGTTGCGGGGTCAAGAAAGTTTTTGAGACTTATAAAAGAACAGCAATTTGAAGAAGCACTTTCTGTAGCTAGAGATCAAGTAGAAAACGGCGCCCAAATCATCGATATTAATATGGATGACGGTCTCATAGATGGCAAGGAGGCAATGGTTACCTTTTTAAATCTTGTGATTGCAGAGCCAGATATTGCGAGAGTGCCCATTATGATAGATAGTTCAAAATGGGAGATTATAGAGGCTGGCTTGCAGGTAGTACAAGGTAAATGCGTGGTAAACTCTATTTCTTTAAAAGAAGGAGCAGCCATTTTTATACAGCAAGCAAAGGCTATAAAACGTTATGGTGCCGCTGTGATTGTAATGGCTTTTGATGAAGTAGGCCAGGCAGATACCTATGAGCGTCGCATTGAGATTGCAAAGCGCAGCTATGAGATTTTAGTTAATGAAGTAAACTTCCCGCCAGAAGACATCATTTTTGATCTTAATATCTTTCCTGTGGCGACGGGTATGGATGAACATAAACGCAATGCATTAGACTTTATAGAAGCGACAAAGTGGGTGCGCAATCATCTCCCACATTGCTCGGTAAGTGGTGGTGTGAGTAATGTGTCTTTTAGTTTTAGAGGTAATAACGCCGTGCGCGAGGCGATGCACTCAGTGTTTTTATACCACACTATCAAAGCAGGGATGAATATGGGTATTGTAAACCCTGCGTTGCTGGAGGTATATGATGATATTCCAGTAGATTTACTAGAGCGTGTAGAAGATGTAATACTCAATAGAAGAGATGATGCGACAGAGCGCCTACTCACATTTGCAGAGACCGTAGGTCAAAAAGTATCTACAGAAAAAGAAACCGAAGCTTGGAGAACAGAAGATATCCAAAGCCGAATCACCAGAGCACTTGTTAAAGGGATAGATGCCTATATTCTACAAGATGTAGAAGAGGCCAGACAAGCTGTAGATGCTCCTATTAAAGTGATAGAAGGTCACTTAATGACGGGTATGAATGTAGTGGGAGACCTCTTTGGGAGTGGGAAGATGTTTTTACCTCAAGTGGTAAAATCTGCTAGAGTGATGAAAAAAGCCGTTGCTTATTTATTGCCCTACATAGAAGAAGAGAAGTTAAAAAATGGGACGGCAGCAGCTAGTAAGAGTGCGGGTAAAATTGTGATGGCAACCGTAAAAGGAGATGTGCACGATATAGGTAAAAACATCGTGAGCGTTGTGCTAGCGTGCAATAATTATGAGATTATAGACCTAGGGGTGATGGTGCCGCCAGAAAAAATTATAGCCACCGCCCTTGCCGAAAATGCAGACATCATAGGTCTAAGCGGTTTAATCACACCTAGCCTCGATGAGATGGTATATCTAGCCAAAGAACTTGCGCGTCAAGATATTAAAATACCAGTTTTGATAGGTGGTGCGACCACAAGCAAGGCACACACTGCGGTAAAAATTGACACGCATTATGAGAGCGCCGTTGTGCACGTAAACGATGCCAGCAGAGCGGTGACTATTGTGGGTGATTTGTTACAGAAGGACACAAGTGTTCTTTTTAAAAACGAATTAAAGGAAGAATATGCCCGCTTTCGCGAAAATTTTAACTCACGACAACGCATCAAAGAATATCTCACCATTGAGCAAGCAAGAGCAAATAAATTAAAAATAGATTTTAAAGCCGAAGATATTATCGCTCCAAAAGAACTAGGTGTACAAGTGATTGAACATTTAGATCTCAACGCTCTGGTGCCATATATAGATTGGAGTCCGTTTTTTAGAAGTTGGGATTTGCACGGTAAGTACCCAGAGATTTTAACAGATGAGGTGGTAGGAACACAAGCCAGCGAACTATTTGCCGATGCACAACAAATGCTCAAACAAATCATTTCCGAAAAATGGCTCACTGCCAAAGCGACTTTTGGACTTTTTAAAGCAAATTCAAATCACCAAGATGATATAATTGTAAGTCAAGAGCAGGGTGAAGATACGGTGGTATTTAGAACGCTCAGGCAACAATCAAAAAAGGCAGCAGGAAAGCCCAATATCGCACTATCAGATTTTATTGCTCCGCTCGATAGTGGTTTGCAAGATTATATGGGTGCCTTTTGTGTTACAGCAGGATTTGGCACAGCCAGAAAGGCAAAAGAGTTTGAAGATGCGCTTGATGATTACAGCGCGATAATGATTAAAGCGCTTGCAGACAGGCTCGCAGAAGCTTTTGCCGAATATCTTCACAAGGAAGTGCGCACAAAACACTGGGGATATGCTACTAGAGAGACGCTGGATAATACAGATTTAATTAAAGAAAAATATCAAGGTATCCGCCCAGCGCCTGGTTATCCCTCTTGTCCAGATCATTTGGAGAAAGAAACCATCTGGAAGTTGCTTGACGTGGAAGAGTCCATAGGTGTTTCACTTACCGAAAGTTTGGCGATGTGGCCGGCGGCAAGTGTGAGCGGGTATTATTTCGGGCACCCTGAGGCGAGGTATTTTGGGCTAGGGAAAATAAAAGAAGATCAAGTAAAGGACTATGCGAGCCGCAAAAATTTTGCTTTCGCGAAAGCGGAAAAATGGCTCACCCCAAATATAGCAGAGTAG
- a CDS encoding homocysteine S-methyltransferase family protein: MAAQLKAVLQERILVLDGAMGTMLQAYNFSEEDFRGERFKDFYRSVKGNNDLLSLTQPAAIAEVHRKYFEAGADIVETNTFLSTTIAMADYEMEEYVYDLNYASAKIAKNVAQSITAKEPHKPRFVAGSIGPTNKTASMSPDVNDPGYRAVSFEELRVAYKQQVEALLDGGVDILLVETVFDTLNAKAALFAIDQVKEERGVDTPVMISGTITDASGRTLSGQTAEAFLISVSHIPLLSVGFNCALGASQLQPHLEAIANKTEVGISAHPNAGLPNAFGEYDETPEQMAMQIKKYIDKNLVNIVGGCCGTTPAHIKAIAQLVENVTPRKCKL, encoded by the coding sequence ATGGCAGCACAATTAAAAGCGGTTTTGCAAGAACGAATCCTTGTGCTAGATGGTGCGATGGGTACGATGCTGCAGGCATATAATTTTAGTGAAGAAGATTTTAGAGGAGAGCGCTTTAAAGATTTTTATCGGTCTGTAAAAGGTAATAATGATTTACTGTCACTCACGCAGCCTGCCGCAATTGCAGAGGTGCACCGCAAGTATTTTGAAGCGGGAGCAGATATTGTGGAGACTAACACCTTCTTGAGTACCACCATTGCAATGGCAGATTATGAGATGGAGGAGTATGTGTATGATTTGAATTACGCTTCCGCGAAAATTGCCAAAAATGTCGCTCAATCCATAACCGCAAAAGAACCTCACAAACCACGATTTGTAGCAGGAAGCATAGGTCCTACAAACAAGACAGCGAGTATGTCGCCAGATGTAAATGACCCGGGGTATCGTGCAGTGAGTTTTGAAGAACTTAGAGTGGCTTATAAACAACAAGTAGAAGCCTTGCTAGATGGTGGTGTGGATATCTTACTTGTAGAAACTGTGTTTGATACACTCAACGCAAAGGCTGCGCTATTTGCGATAGACCAGGTAAAAGAAGAGCGAGGTGTAGACACGCCAGTAATGATTTCTGGCACCATAACAGACGCTTCTGGTAGAACGCTTTCAGGGCAAACGGCAGAGGCATTTTTAATTTCGGTATCACATATTCCGCTATTGTCTGTTGGTTTTAACTGCGCGCTAGGTGCTAGTCAGTTGCAACCACATCTAGAAGCTATAGCAAATAAAACAGAGGTGGGTATTTCTGCACATCCCAATGCGGGATTGCCTAATGCCTTCGGGGAGTATGATGAAACACCAGAGCAAATGGCAATGCAGATTAAAAAATACATCGATAAAAACCTTGTAAATATTGTGGGTGGCTGCTGTGGCACCACACCTGCACACATTAAAGCTATTGCGCAACTAGTAGAGAATGTAACCCCTAGAAAATGTAAGCTATAA
- a CDS encoding trans-sulfuration enzyme family protein, with translation MSDYHPETLAIRTQTERSLHQEHSAPVYLTSSFVFDTSEEMRASFAEEKKRNIYSRYTNPNCAELVKKICLMEGAAQGVTFATGMSAIFSTFAALLDSGDHILSARAIFGNTHTLFTKYLPKWNISHTYFDGTKLDDLASKVQSNTKVIYVESPTNPAIDVIDLQALADFSKKHNLIFIVDNCFATPYLQQPIRFGADVVIHSATKLLDGQGRTMGGIAVGSYELIDKIYRFARVTGPALSPFNAWTISKSLETISVRVDRHCKNALELATHLENQPQIKKVRYPFLPSHPQYALAQKQMKAGGSIVTIELDGGLQKGRDFLNTIKMCSLTANLGDTRTIVSHPASTTHSKLSSAERDEVGISDGLIRISVGLEHIEDIKNDIIQALEN, from the coding sequence ATGAGTGATTACCATCCAGAGACACTCGCGATACGTACGCAAACAGAGCGTTCTTTACATCAAGAGCACTCAGCACCGGTGTATCTTACTTCTAGTTTTGTATTTGATACGTCAGAAGAGATGAGAGCCTCTTTTGCAGAGGAGAAAAAAAGAAATATTTACAGTAGGTATACAAATCCCAACTGCGCAGAGCTGGTGAAAAAAATATGTTTAATGGAAGGGGCAGCGCAAGGTGTGACTTTTGCTACAGGGATGAGTGCTATTTTTAGCACATTTGCAGCTTTGTTAGATAGCGGGGATCACATACTTTCGGCAAGAGCAATTTTTGGGAATACCCACACGCTTTTTACCAAGTATTTACCAAAATGGAATATTTCTCATACGTATTTTGATGGCACAAAACTAGATGACTTAGCGTCAAAAGTACAATCTAATACAAAGGTGATTTATGTGGAGTCGCCTACTAATCCAGCGATAGATGTCATAGACTTACAAGCGCTGGCTGATTTTTCAAAAAAGCATAACCTTATTTTTATAGTAGATAATTGCTTTGCAACACCATATTTACAACAACCTATACGTTTTGGTGCAGATGTGGTGATACACTCGGCTACAAAATTACTAGACGGTCAAGGGCGCACAATGGGAGGCATCGCCGTAGGTAGTTATGAGCTCATTGATAAGATTTATCGTTTTGCTAGAGTTACTGGACCTGCATTATCTCCTTTTAATGCGTGGACAATTTCAAAAAGTCTCGAAACGATCTCGGTAAGAGTAGATCGCCATTGTAAAAATGCACTTGAGCTCGCAACACACTTAGAGAATCAACCTCAAATCAAAAAAGTCCGTTATCCCTTTTTACCATCACATCCTCAATACGCACTTGCTCAAAAACAAATGAAAGCGGGAGGAAGCATCGTGACAATAGAGCTTGACGGCGGATTACAAAAAGGGCGTGATTTTTTAAATACCATAAAGATGTGTTCGCTCACAGCAAACCTAGGAGATACCAGAACTATTGTAAGTCACCCTGCTAGTACAACCCACAGCAAGCTATCGAGCGCTGAGCGTGATGAGGTAGGTATTTCAGATGGTCTTATTCGTATATCTGTAGGTTTAGAACATATAGAAGACATTAAAAATGATATTATTCAAGCACTAGAGAACTAA